The Candidatus Syntrophosphaera sp. region ATAAGATAGCTCTGCGGTTGTTCCAGCTTGGACACTTCGGCCTCCACGGAAGCGACGAGCAGTTTGGCAAGGATAGAATTGGATATGGCAAATCCCATGCTTTCAGGTAAGATAGCCATTCTTTCTTCAAGTATCACATCATCTCTGGACGTGTTGGTGTTTATCCCAATGCCGATTAGGTATCTGGATTCCTCCGGCTTGTGCTGGCAGAGGATGCCCGCCAGCTTGGCCCCGTCCAGATAGATGTCGTTGGGCCACTTGATGCTCAGATCTTGCAGGGGAAACAGCCTCAGGAGCAGGCTGTGCAGGCAAAAGCCCACGTAAAGGGCGAACGAGGGGACTGTGAGAGGACAAAGCAGGTCAAAGCTCAGATACAGCCCGCCCCGGGGTGACAGCCAGGCGTTGCCATTTCTGC contains the following coding sequences:
- a CDS encoding biotin--[acetyl-CoA-carboxylase] ligase; translation: MRTELFYDRLDSTNLEHARLLASGAKTDRWVIRSGEQTAGMGRNGNAWLSPRGGLYLSFDLLCPLTVPSFALYVGFCLHSLLLRLFPLQDLSIKWPNDIYLDGAKLAGILCQHKPEESRYLIGIGINTNTSRDDVILEERMAILPESMGFAISNSILAKLLVASVEAEVSKLEQPQSYLIHCDGHLYGKGALAEVSAPQAELKGRIEGIGTDGSLLLRTASGESVAVLHGSLRILS